In one Sphingobacterium daejeonense genomic region, the following are encoded:
- a CDS encoding MATE family efflux transporter, which translates to MYFEIGAFAGAALIAGKIGAIEQAAHQTAITLAAMTYMMASGIASAATIKVGNAYGNKNFFRLQKFATVSYHLVLVFMIICAIIFAVFNQYLPYIITKDKEVIVMAAQLLIIAGMFQLFDGTQVVGLGTLRGMGDVNIPTFITFFAYWVVGLPIAYVLGITLNIGVKGIWYGLTLGLLTSSILLYFRYRYMVQKKLPRNQVLVQG; encoded by the coding sequence ATGTATTTTGAGATTGGGGCATTCGCAGGTGCAGCATTGATTGCTGGAAAGATTGGCGCCATTGAACAAGCAGCACACCAAACTGCGATTACTCTTGCTGCAATGACCTATATGATGGCAAGTGGGATTGCTTCTGCTGCAACCATCAAAGTAGGAAATGCCTATGGCAACAAAAACTTCTTTAGACTTCAAAAGTTTGCTACCGTATCCTACCATCTTGTACTGGTATTTATGATAATTTGTGCGATTATATTTGCTGTCTTCAATCAATATTTACCATACATAATTACCAAGGATAAAGAAGTAATTGTGATGGCTGCCCAGTTGTTAATCATTGCTGGGATGTTTCAATTGTTTGATGGAACTCAAGTCGTGGGGTTGGGAACTTTGAGAGGAATGGGTGATGTGAATATCCCTACCTTTATTACGTTCTTTGCTTATTGGGTAGTGGGATTACCGATTGCTTATGTATTGGGCATTACGCTGAACATAGGGGTCAAAGGAATCTGGTATGGACTAACCTTAGGACTTTTAACCTCATCCATTCTTCTATATTTTAGATATCGTTATATGGTTCAAAAGAAATTACCTAGAAACCAAGTTTTGGTTCAGGGGTAA
- a CDS encoding dihydrolipoamide acetyltransferase family protein produces the protein MAIYKLLLPKMGESVSEATLTKWVKQVGDQIDEDDAVVELATDKVDSEVPSPVSGILKERLFEENQVVQVGDVIALIEVDGPEADHQEQAPQHEEHVENEAENNHSEPAAEGNISEESTQESVQSSEEQIPGIDQVAERPSFQENHQQINSGLRFYSPLVRNIAQQEGISQQELDSIPGTGGEGRVTKQDVLNFLEKNKGVQIPKPASPVEEEIHQPKVEKQEAIQTPPAQVVKSSNGDSEIIEMDRMRRLIADHMVNSVKTSPHVFSVVEADVTNLVNWRNKVKDAYKKSEGENITFTPLFIEAIAKAIKDFPMVNVSVDGYNIIRKKNINIGMATALPSGNLIVPVIKNVDQLSLTGISRSVNDLANRSRGNKLKPDDTQGGTFTFTNIGAFGNIFGMPIINQPQAAILAVGTIKKKPAVLETEFGDVIAVRHMMYISMSYDHRVIDGALGGQFIRRVADYLENWDSERVI, from the coding sequence ATGGCTATATATAAACTATTGTTACCCAAGATGGGAGAGAGCGTGTCAGAAGCGACATTGACCAAATGGGTAAAGCAGGTTGGAGATCAAATCGATGAAGATGATGCGGTGGTTGAACTTGCTACCGATAAGGTCGATTCTGAAGTCCCATCGCCAGTTTCTGGTATTCTTAAAGAAAGATTGTTCGAAGAAAATCAAGTAGTACAAGTTGGTGATGTCATCGCATTGATCGAGGTTGACGGTCCTGAAGCTGACCATCAAGAACAAGCCCCTCAACACGAGGAGCATGTTGAAAATGAAGCTGAAAACAATCATTCAGAACCAGCAGCTGAGGGAAATATATCAGAAGAAAGTACACAAGAATCTGTTCAATCTTCTGAAGAACAAATTCCAGGAATTGATCAGGTTGCCGAAAGACCATCTTTCCAAGAGAATCATCAACAAATCAATTCAGGTCTACGATTCTATTCTCCATTGGTGAGAAATATTGCTCAACAAGAAGGTATATCCCAACAAGAGTTGGATAGCATTCCTGGGACCGGTGGGGAAGGCAGAGTAACGAAACAGGATGTTCTGAATTTCCTTGAAAAAAACAAAGGTGTTCAAATTCCTAAGCCTGCATCTCCAGTCGAAGAGGAAATTCATCAACCTAAGGTTGAAAAACAAGAAGCTATACAGACTCCGCCTGCTCAAGTAGTAAAGAGCAGCAATGGCGATTCTGAGATTATTGAAATGGACCGTATGCGTAGATTAATTGCTGACCACATGGTCAACAGTGTTAAAACTTCGCCACATGTTTTTTCTGTAGTTGAAGCCGATGTTACGAACCTGGTGAATTGGAGAAATAAAGTAAAGGATGCTTATAAGAAATCTGAAGGTGAAAACATAACTTTTACACCACTTTTCATTGAAGCAATAGCCAAAGCTATTAAAGACTTTCCAATGGTTAATGTTTCGGTAGACGGCTACAATATTATTCGCAAGAAAAACATTAATATAGGGATGGCCACAGCATTGCCATCAGGAAATCTGATAGTTCCAGTCATCAAGAATGTAGATCAATTGAGCTTAACAGGGATTTCAAGATCTGTGAATGATTTAGCTAATCGTTCTAGGGGAAATAAATTGAAACCTGATGATACCCAAGGAGGAACCTTCACCTTTACTAATATTGGAGCCTTTGGAAACATATTCGGGATGCCGATTATTAATCAACCTCAAGCTGCAATTTTAGCAGTTGGTACTATTAAGAAGAAACCTGCAGTTTTGGAAACAGAATTCGGTGATGTAATTGCTGTTAGACACATGATGTATATTTCTATGTCTTATGACCATCGTGTAATTGATGGAGCACTTGGAGGACAATTCATCCGTAGAGTAGCAGATTATTTAGAAAATTGGGACTCTGAAAGAGTTATATAA